In Aspergillus nidulans FGSC A4 chromosome II, the genomic stretch ACCCGGCTCACTACTCCTCTCACGGGCTTCGAGAACAGACTGCGGAGCTGGCTTCCCTTGCTTTGACCCGGGAACCGAGGGCTCTACCACAAGCTATGGAGATATTTCGACCTGTGGATGGATCCGCCGAGTCGGTTGCGCCGTTGTCGCTGTCAGGGCCAGATAGGACGCAGGAGATGGGACATACGCCGACGGTCCATTCTGGGGGCTCGTCGGTTTTGACGGCTCTGATCCGTGATCCGTCCTCGAGTGTCAGCagagaaggccaagagaGAACCGGGGACCGAAACGAGGAGGGTGAGCGTGCCCATGCAGTTGGGCCGTCTGCTCCGGGCaatgccgatgaagaagaggacacGAGCACGGAGTGGACATCTTTGCTGGCCAAGACGCCTTCGAGACCATCTAGGAACTACGGGGGAGCGGGTGACGTTGAGAGTCAAGTGTATGCTCCAAAGGAGACTCAAAGGACTCTTCCGAGTGCTCTTACGACAGTATCGACGTGCTTCCAGGTACTTGCTCATCCGAAATCGTGGGATCGCCGAACGGTATGGAGGCAAGGCGTTGTCCGTCCGTTCAGTCTGCTGCCCTCGGTATTTCTTGGTCTACTCCTTAACATCCTGGATGCTCTCTCATACGGGATGATCCTCTTTCCGTTGGGCGAGCCGATCTTCTCTCATCTAGGATCAGATGGTATATCGATGTTCTACGTGAGTACGATCATTGCTCAGCTTGTCTTCTCCTGCGGGGGCTCGATATTTCGCGGGGGAATAGGAAGCGAGATGATTGAGGTCGTCCCATTCTTCCACCAGATGGCGTTTACAATACTAAACCGCGTTGGGCAAGATAATCCGAAATCGGTGATAGCCACCACGATCCTAGCATTCTCGGTCAGCTCCGTCCTTACAGGCCTGGTATTTTTCCTCATGGGGACGTGCAAGATAGGCTCGCTTATTGGGTTCTTCCCCCGGCATATCCTTATCGGATGCATTGGGGGTGTAGGCTTCTTCCTTATTCTGACTGGTCTCGAAGTCTCAGCTCGATTGCCTGGGTCTTTTGAGTTTGATATACCTACCATGCAGAAGCTTTTTAACCTGGCTGCACTGGCCCTCTGGGTAACGCCGCTGTTGCTCGCGATTGgtcttcttgtcctcaagCGTTTCGTCAGATCTAACTATCTAGTTGGTGCTTATTTCATTGTCGTCGCCTTATGTTTCTATATCGTCAAGTTCATTGCGCATATTCCCATGGATTCTTTGCGAAACAGCGGCTGGGTGTTTGATGCCCCCTCATCATCAAATCCCTGGTACCACTTTTATACCCTCTATGGTAAGTCGACTGCCACTGCTAAGTCCGATCCTGTCTGACTAGTTTAGACTTCTCAGCTGTCCACTGGCCCGCGTTTGTCGACACCATCCCAGCAATGTTTGCGCTCACATTTTTCGGAATTCTGCATGTTCCAATCAACGTGCCGGCGCTGGGGATCTCCACCGGCGAAGATAACCTGAATGTCGATAGGGAGTTGATAGCTCACGGTGTGACAAATGCTCTTTCAGGGTTTGCCGGTAGTATCCAGGTAATATCGCCGTCAAATTTCTGAGGGTCTTAGCCTAACATGTTCCAGAATTACCTCGTATATACCAACAGCTTGCTTTTCATCGACAGTGGTGGAAACTCCCGCTTAGCTGGCGTTATGCTTGCAGGAGCTACTGCGGGAATTATGCTGGTTGGACCTGTGATAGTGGGGTTCATCCCTGTAATGGTCGTAGGGGCTTTGATTTTCCTACTGGGGATTGAATTGATGGAAGAGGCGCTGGTCGATACATGGGGGAAGTTACATCGACACGAGTATTTGACGGTGAGTTAGAGTCCGCAGTTTATGTGGTTCCAGCTGATTTTCTAGGTTGTCATTATTGTTGCGACTATGGGCGTTTGGGATTTCGTTGCGGGTATTTTGGTAGGCATTATTCTGGCGTGTTTGAGCTTCGTTGTTCAAACATCGCGCAAATCTGCCATTCGTGCCACGTACTCGGGCAAAGTTGCTGGGTCCACAGTTCGTCGGCCCCCGATCCAACAGCGATATCTGAAAGAGGCTGGGCAGCAGACCTTGATCCTCAAGCTCGGTGGTTATCTCTTTTTCGGAACGATTGTGGATGTGGAGAACACGATGCGAGGACTGATTGAAGATGAAGCATTCAGTAGACTTCCAATCAGGTTCATCATATTGGACCTTTGTCGGGTATATGGCGTTGACTTCTCAGCGGCGGAGGCGTTTACGCGTATCAATCGAAtcctgaagaagaggaacgtGCGGATGATGATCTCCGGGCTCGATGTGGGGGGCGATGTCGGAAAGAGCCTCCAGAATGTGGGACTGTTCGAGCCAGAGCTCACTGTGCGGATATTCGAGGACTTGAATTCGGCCCTGGAGTACTGCGAGAATGAGTACCTCAATGTCTTTTACAGCCATCGAGAAGCattgctgaggaggaaggccGCTCCTCAGAACCTCGAGGTTCCAGCAATCCAGCACCGTTCTCAGTCAGCCGAGGGCTTTGTAGGCTCCCCACGCCATCAATATCTCCAGCGCGCAGCCACAACGACACTCAGCGAAGACGAAAGCGCGATCCTGCCCCCAGCAGCATGGTCGGCGATGCGCCAacccctccctctcctccttcagaCCTTCCAAGGCCTAACCTCGCGCAACGAAGATTTCTGGTTCGCTGCGTGCCCATACTTCGTCCGCACGACCTACGCAATGGGTACAACCCTATTTCGAGAAGGCGACGTCCCCAACGCATTCTATCTTCTCGAGTCTGGAATGCTGCGCGCAGAGTACGATCTCCCGCAGGGCCGATACTTTGAGCTCATTGTCGCCGGACGGCCGTGCGGCGAGCTGCCATTCTTCAGCGAGACGCGGCGGACGGCGACGGTGAAGGCAGAGCAGGATTGCGTGACGTGGAGCCTTGATGCAGAGAATTGGAAGGCCCTGAAAGAGGAGGAGCCGGATATCGCGCGCGAGTTGCTGACGGTCAGTCTAAAGCTGACGACGGAGCGGATGGATAGTATTACTTCGTGAGTCCttcccaccaccaccaattCCGTTCGATCGAGCTCAGCTGACCTAGCTATTAGTTATGTTCTTACGACGGCCGCATGACGTGATGACTTTGGGTGGTTGTGGTAATTTTTGGTTTAGCCGCTGCTGTTGGTGGGTGGCATGTCTTGGTGCGGTAAGCAGATAGAACTGTAAATACGGAGTATATCCCTAATCTGTGGTGGTCTTTCATGTGGAGGTGGAGTGCGTTATTATTAGCATTGACCTTGCATCAGTTTGCATCAGTCTGTAGGGTACCGAAATATTATGGTATGAAACGACCTTGCGACGTACGAAGTATGTCAGGAACGTGGCACTAAGCTTATCAATATCAATCTATTAACTATCTTGAACTATCTTGAACTATCTTGCAAAGAGGCATTACTAGGACGTAGGTTTCAGGTACGAACTCTGTGACAGTCATGACATACCAGTTCTGGATCCTTCGAGTTTACCTTTTGGGTTCTGACAGCGGGGTACCTTGGGCTTAGGTACCTAAGTGGCGGCCTCGCTCTGCGGTACTGAGCAGGTAACCGACTCAATAATACAGTAATACAGTTTGCAGCTGCGCCCACAATGATAAGCCGCAACATGCAAAGCAGCCTACAACAAATTTTTGATGTCTCGAAGCATCTGCATTCCGAAGTGGACGCGCAGATGTCCTGTCATCTGTAATCTTCACGACAGCAGGCTTTCGCCGGTTTCATGATTATTGCTATAATAATCTTGGAAAT encodes the following:
- a CDS encoding sulfate transporter family protein (transcript_id=CADANIAT00005068), whose product is MGVLGRRQRADSQASHPPPISNDNVAPDTIDTLTGPSCFTRVPEPEPQVPGGTGTSYRTPSRSFYHRSFHNASDPAHYSSHGLREQTAELASLALTREPRALPQAMEIFRPVDGSAESVAPLSLSGPDRTQEMGHTPTVHSGGSSVLTALIRDPSSSVSREGQERTGDRNEEGERAHAVGPSAPGNADEEEDTSTEWTSLLAKTPSRPSRNYGGAGDVESQVYAPKETQRTLPSALTTVSTCFQVLAHPKSWDRRTVWRQGVVRPFSLLPSVFLGLLLNILDALSYGMILFPLGEPIFSHLGSDGISMFYVSTIIAQLVFSCGGSIFRGGIGSEMIEVVPFFHQMAFTILNRVGQDNPKSVIATTILAFSVSSVLTGLVFFLMGTCKIGSLIGFFPRHILIGCIGGVGFFLILTGLEVSARLPGSFEFDIPTMQKLFNLAALALWVTPLLLAIGLLVLKRFVRSNYLVGAYFIVVALCFYIVKFIAHIPMDSLRNSGWVFDAPSSSNPWYHFYTLYDFSAVHWPAFVDTIPAMFALTFFGILHVPINVPALGISTGEDNLNVDRELIAHGVTNALSGFAGSIQNYLVYTNSLLFIDSGGNSRLAGVMLAGATAGIMLVGPVIVGFIPVMVVGALIFLLGIELMEEALVDTWGKLHRHEYLTVVIIVATMGVWDFVAGILVGIILACLSFVVQTSRKSAIRATYSGKVAGSTVRRPPIQQRYLKEAGQQTLILKLGGYLFFGTIVDVENTMRGLIEDEAFSRLPIRFIILDLCRVYGVDFSAAEAFTRINRILKKRNVRMMISGLDVGGDVGKSLQNVGLFEPELTVRIFEDLNSALEYCENEYLNVFYSHREALLRRKAAPQNLEVPAIQHRSQSAEGFVGSPRHQYLQRAATTTLSEDESAILPPAAWSAMRQPLPLLLQTFQGLTSRNEDFWFAACPYFVRTTYAMGTTLFREGDVPNAFYLLESGMLRAEYDLPQGRYFELIVAGRPCGELPFFSETRRTATVKAEQDCVTWSLDAENWKALKEEEPDIARELLTVSLKLTTERMDSITS